ACGTAAAGATCTGCGCGGTAAACGAGCCGTTTGGATCTGCCTTTACAGACTCTATCCTGACGGCCTTGCCGGCAGGGTCAAATATCCTGATGATGAGGGTGTCGTTTGGGAGGCTCTTGCCGTACGCAACAAGGATGTCGCCGGGCAAAAAGTTGTCCTGGTTTACCAGAAATATCAGGCGCGGCCCCTGGGTTTGGCTCTGGCTCTGGGCCAGGGCCGGCGGGATAAAGTTGATCGAGATTATCAAAGTGATCAATAATATTATCACGAGACTTGTCGGGACATGGTTTTTTTTCATTTTAAAAACAAAAAGGGGAGAGTAAGTAGGTTACTCTAACCTACTTAACTCACGGTTATGGTCGACTGCGCGATCGGTGACAGTGCTTGCGGGCTGGAGATGTTGTTCACTACGAATGTCCTGACCGTGTATGTGCCAGGTGCATCCGGTGTCCATGACAGCCCAACATCGACCTTGCCGTTCGCAGTCAGAGTGCTCTGCTGCCACTGAAGGTAGACAGTGATTCCATCGGCATCCCTCACCTCAACGATTGCAGCGAATGGCTGCGGAGTATCTTGGTTGTTGGTGATGGCTGTCGACAGGAATACCTGCTGGCCTGCTGTGACTTCAGTCAACGTCTGGCCTGCAAAGTCCTTCAGGACCGGGTTGCTCGGCGATGTCGCGTCTGCGCGTGGTGCACTGGCGCCGATTGGCAGAACGAAGGTGAAGTCCTTGCTCGGGTCTACCACCTGCTTTACTCTGTCCGCGTAGTCAGCCGGGTACTTGTCGTTGTACTTCATGTAGACGTTGTCGCCTGTCTTGACAGTGATCGAACCTGCGTTGACTCCAGTGGATGTGCTTACTGTACCAGTGAAGACACCAGTGTTCGGGCCTGTCTCAAGCAGAGTGACAGTTGTGCCTACGACGTCGCTGTCTGATGTGACCTTGGCTGTGACAGAGTCTACTGCCTCGCCATCCGTGTTGGCATCAAGATCAGTGACCGTAAGGCTGAACGAGTTGCCAGCAGCTACTGTGGTAGAGCTGACGTTCATCAGCGGGTCCTGGCTCGTGATCTTGAAGGTCTTTGAGACAGTCACCTTGTTGCCAGAGGCATCAGCCTGGTCTGTGTACCTGATCGAGATGATGTCGCCAGGGAGCACTTTGCCAGTGATGTCCTTGGTTGTTCCACCAAATGCAGACGAGAGTACGTCTGTCGGCTTCAGTGGGGTAAGGGTGAGCGTTGTCTTCATCTTGCCAGTGTTTGTGCCGGTTTCTTCGCCTACTGCAGTGGTCAGTGTGTTGACGCCAGACCTGTCAGATGTGACTCGGATGTATTCCTGGCCGCTGGTTGTTCTGTCTGTGCCTTGTGGGTTGGTGTTGAGGTCATTGTCGTTGACGGTTATTGCCACCTTGGTGCCGGGTCCAACGACTGCTGGTGTGATGTCAATGCTGCCTGATGCAGTCTTGACGTTCAGGGTCAGATCCCTGCTTACGTTGGTGCTGATGTCGCTTGCAATTAGGTCGGTGTACTTGACTTCAATCTCTGTACCGAAGATGGTATTGGCCAGGTCACCTACCTTGATGTCCTTGCCAATGGTGACTGTCTTGACGAAGACACCAGTATCAGCTCCCGTCTCTTCTGCATCATTAATGGTTAGTACTCCGCCTCCTGTTATTGCATCATTCTTTGTTGTCAGCGTAATGGTACCAATCTTTTCCCTAACTGCAGGATCCCTGTTAAGGTCCTGGTCAGAAACTGTGATGGTGATGTTCTGTCCATTGCTTACTGCGGATGCGCTGGATGTCACTACACCGTCATATGACCTGAGGGTGATGGATGTGCTCACGTCGCCGTAGGTGATCTTTAGCTTGGCATTGTCCATGTTGGCGTTGCTTTCAGTACCAGCGCCGATGTTCAGAGTCACTGTGAATACACCAGTGCTAACTCCTGTTTCTGTAAGGGTTTGTGCGCCAATTCCGGTCATGAGGGGTGTGGTTATTGTGCTACCATCCTTCTTCGTCATTTGGAATGCCGGTACGGTAATTGTGTCTGTGCTACCAGGGTTGGAGTCTGCAGATGGGTCAGTGACGGTCAGTATGACCTTTGAGACATCAGTTGTGCTTGCTCTTGGAATTGGAATGGTTGTCCTGCTAACCTCGATTGACTTACCCGGCTTGCCGATTGATATGGTGATCGTGCTTGTCTGTGCTGGAGATTCGCCGTTGTCTGTGTACTTGAATTCTACTTGGTCGCCATCGCTCATCGATACGACATTGTTGATCTTTTGCATTTCAATGTTGGTTGCTGTGAAGATGCCAGTGTTTGCGCCTGTTTCAATGAATGTCATTGTGATTGCGTTGCCTGTTGTTGGTGTCCATGCACTGCCTCTTGCCTTCGCAGTAAAGCCACCGATTCCGAATGGCAGGTTGGCTGATGTGCTTGTTGCTGTGCCTACTGGGAATGTGACAGTGTATGACTCGACAGAGTTGGTGTTGGTGTTAAGGTCTGGCTCGTTCAGTGTCAGCGAGAATGTGCCTGTTACGCCAACTGAAGTTCCGGGACCAGTCAGTGCACCAGCAGTGTGTGAAAGTGTTCTGATTGAAGTGAATGTTTCTGCGCCATTAGAGTCACCATGTGGATCATTGTATGTGATAGTAATGTCTCTGTCATCTGCAATTGTTGCTGGATCCAGGGTTATGGATGTTGCACCCACTGTAGATGAAGAGCCAAGGTTGATGGCTATCCTGTTGTCAGTGATGTCTGGGACGAATATGCCAGTGTTGTCGCCTGTTTCCTTGAACCGAATGCCATTGAGTGTTCCGGTAACACCTGCGACAGTAACTGTGACATTGCCTGCATCGATTGTGTCTCTCTGGGCGGTGTCCACGTTTCTGTCAGGATCAGTTACCTGAAGCTGGATGCCATTGGCCATAGTTATTGATGCAGTGACGCCCAGTAGACCATCATCGTTCCTCAGTGTGACTGATGCTGATGGAGTACTTGTCGTCGATACAGCAGCGTTGTATGGTGCTACAGCACCAGTCGGAGCTGGAGCATATACATCATGGTCTGTGACCTGGAAGGTGACTGACTGTGGCAGCGTTAATGCCGTCAGATCAATGACTGATTGCGTTGTTGCAGTTCCGCCTACCTTGAATGTGTGCTCGAATACACCAGAGTTTTGTCCTGTTTCTGCAAAGGTGGCATTGGCTACAAAGGATGCTTTGTCAACGCCGCTGATAGCTGCTTTGACTACTGCACTGCTAGCAGTGAATGTGTTGACCAGAGTTGGGTCATTGTTAGCATCTGGATCGTTTATTCTTACAGTGATCAATGTGTTGTTTCCTGCGATGGTCCTGTCAGTGCTGACAGTTGCGATTGTCTTTTGGAACAGAATTGTTGATTGCTGACCGCCATATGTTACAACGATGCTGTCGCCATCCTTCAATTCTTTTGTTTGATCCGCAGCTGATGCACCGTTCAAGTCTATTACTGCGTCATTGACGCCATCACCAGTCGGAGCAGTATTGATTCTTACAACGTGGGCATTTGCAGGCGTTGTAGAGTCAAATGTCGGAGCTGCAGGGTTAAAGGGAGAGTTTGCAGTTGTAACGAACAGCTCGAACTGTCCTGAAGAAGTTCCAATCTCCTTGACCTGAGCATTGACTGATCCGAGGCTTGTTGTACCGCGCTTTGCTTCGACGTTGACAGTAATTGTGTCTTGCGTTGAACCACCTTGCATAGCAGTATCAGTTATCATTACTCTTCCAAGCGCACTTCCGAATATTTTGGGAGTGTCCTGAGTAACGGATACTGCGGCATATGCTTGGTTTGGAGCAAAGGCCATTACACCCACTACTGCACCAAAAAAGAGTAGTGCTGCAAAGACCACGCTCGTCGGTTTTTTCCAGCCCATATGGGCTGGTGTTGGATTATTATCCATGCTATACACCGTTATAGGGTTGAATTTGTCAGAACTATATAAGACTTGTGAACAAAATGTTCATTCTATCTCAAAACATGGTTAAGGGGGCGCAAATCCTTTTATTTTCTATATGATTTAATATAGATCCATTATCATATTATATTTTCAAGATATTTGATAGATATATTCTTCATAAATTACCGCGTTGCCTATATAATTTAGACAGATATATGATAGGTGTATGACATCAAGATTATGTTTATCGAATTTTACCATTTGATTTTATTGCAGAGGTATTTGATTGAGTCATCATGAAAATTATGGGCAATACTACATTTATCTATAAGTTCTGCACTTTTGCAGTAACATTGTTCTGAAACCTGTGCCAGCATAATAGTATAGCCATGCGTGTAGCTCCGACCTTTTCCAGCTATATTATTGCATACTGGCGCTTACTTTTCGTACCGCTATCTTTTGCTCATGATTGGGCTCAGGTACTCGCGCAAGACGTAAAAGTCTCGTATCAACCCAAGCAGCGCGGTCTT
The sequence above is drawn from the Nitrososphaera viennensis EN76 genome and encodes:
- a CDS encoding beta strand repeat-containing protein, whose protein sequence is MDNNPTPAHMGWKKPTSVVFAALLFFGAVVGVMAFAPNQAYAAVSVTQDTPKIFGSALGRVMITDTAMQGGSTQDTITVNVEAKRGTTSLGSVNAQVKEIGTSSGQFELFVTTANSPFNPAAPTFDSTTPANAHVVRINTAPTGDGVNDAVIDLNGASAADQTKELKDGDSIVVTYGGQQSTILFQKTIATVSTDRTIAGNNTLITVRINDPDANNDPTLVNTFTASSAVVKAAISGVDKASFVANATFAETGQNSGVFEHTFKVGGTATTQSVIDLTALTLPQSVTFQVTDHDVYAPAPTGAVAPYNAAVSTTSTPSASVTLRNDDGLLGVTASITMANGIQLQVTDPDRNVDTAQRDTIDAGNVTVTVAGVTGTLNGIRFKETGDNTGIFVPDITDNRIAINLGSSSTVGATSITLDPATIADDRDITITYNDPHGDSNGAETFTSIRTLSHTAGALTGPGTSVGVTGTFSLTLNEPDLNTNTNSVESYTVTFPVGTATSTSANLPFGIGGFTAKARGSAWTPTTGNAITMTFIETGANTGIFTATNIEMQKINNVVSMSDGDQVEFKYTDNGESPAQTSTITISIGKPGKSIEVSRTTIPIPRASTTDVSKVILTVTDPSADSNPGSTDTITVPAFQMTKKDGSTITTPLMTGIGAQTLTETGVSTGVFTVTLNIGAGTESNANMDNAKLKITYGDVSTSITLRSYDGVVTSSASAVSNGQNITITVSDQDLNRDPAVREKIGTITLTTKNDAITGGGVLTINDAEETGADTGVFVKTVTIGKDIKVGDLANTIFGTEIEVKYTDLIASDISTNVSRDLTLNVKTASGSIDITPAVVGPGTKVAITVNDNDLNTNPQGTDRTTSGQEYIRVTSDRSGVNTLTTAVGEETGTNTGKMKTTLTLTPLKPTDVLSSAFGGTTKDITGKVLPGDIISIRYTDQADASGNKVTVSKTFKITSQDPLMNVSSTTVAAGNSFSLTVTDLDANTDGEAVDSVTAKVTSDSDVVGTTVTLLETGPNTGVFTGTVSTSTGVNAGSITVKTGDNVYMKYNDKYPADYADRVKQVVDPSKDFTFVLPIGASAPRADATSPSNPVLKDFAGQTLTEVTAGQQVFLSTAITNNQDTPQPFAAIVEVRDADGITVYLQWQQSTLTANGKVDVGLSWTPDAPGTYTVRTFVVNNISSPQALSPIAQSTITVS